The Gloeocapsopsis sp. IPPAS B-1203 region GCAAGATTCGTAATTACATAGTAAGCCTACTCAAGAAAACGCTTTTAGGTAATGGGTTGACGAGCGATCGCAAAAGGTGAGAGTTGCGATAAAATTATTGCAATTAAGTTTCAACAATTGGATGACAAACTAGCCTCACCATGACGCTCGTCCTTTCTCAATCAGACTGGGATGAACTGTTTCAGCAAGTTCCCCAAGCTCCTCCTGATAATCTGGTGCTTGATGATTTTGAGGAGTTTACGAACCTGCCAGAGTACATAGGACGCGGCTATAATCGCGGCATAGAGTTAACACCTGGGTTATGGTTAAATTTCTCTGAATGCGAATATTGCCAGGATTTGAGCGTGAAGGCACCCGCCCACGACCATTTAATCCAAATTGGGGTTCATTTGTCGGGATTTATATATTTTGATGCGGTTCATCCTAACTTGGGCGGGACACGTGGCTATTTTTCGGGGAGCGGAATTTCGCCAGCCTATGTTGAGAAGTACCGAAGTGGAGAGCGTTTAACTGCTGTCAGTGTAGACATTGAGCCGGAATGGTTGGAATTGTTTTTGACTGATGAGCAGCGATGTTCTGATACTTTAAAGCAGTTATTTAAACAAGAAGACTGGAAAGTATCATTTTACCCAAAAGTCACTCCGGCAATGCGATCGCTCGCGTACCAACTCTGGAATGCACCCTATCGAGGTGCAGCAAAGCGGATGTATCTTCAGGCGAAGGTATTTGAACTCTTAGCGATGCACCTTGACCTGATTTCGGCATCGGCACAAACGCTAAATTCACCACGATTGAAACCAAAGACGATTACGCGTCTGCATTATGCAAAAGAAATTTTGACGCAGCAATTCGAGAATCCGCGATCGCACGCTGCAACGAGGTTTTCAGGCACTGTTTCAAACAACCGTAGTCGGTTATCTAACGCAGCAGCGGCTTGAGCAGGCAGAAAGGTTATTGCGCCAGGGCGATTGTACGGTGGCAGAGGTGGCAACGCTAGTAGGTTATGGGCATTTAGGACACTTTGCAACGGCGTTTAAGCGACGATTTGGGATGACACCGAGTCAGTGTTTGGCGGGGAGAAGAGTGGATGGGTAGGCGAGTGGGAGTGTGGGAGGGTAGGTGAGTGGGAGTGTGGGAGGGTGGAAGTGTGGATGGGTAGGTGAGTGGGAGGGTAGGTGAGTGGGTGAGTGGATTAGGGTTTGGGGGTTGTCCATTTTTGCGGATTGCGGATCATGTTGACCAACATACCGAGGATTTTGTCGTAAGCTTCGGTGAGGGCTTGTCCGGCTGTGGGGGAAAGATATTGGCACCGAACCAAAAGCTATCCAAGTTTGAGTTTCAGAGGTTTCAGCAGCACAGTCAGTTAACTTAGCAATGAAAGCTGCTTCGTAGCAGCGTTTGCGCCATGCCTCTGCCAAGTTAGCACAAATCGAACGAGACGAGCGGCGCATTTGATCTGTGAGTGAGTATCGTTCTTCAACCGGAAATGCTTTAGAAGCTTCAAAAATTCGCATTGCCTCTTCAAATGCCATTTGATAAACTTCCAAATCTTGATACCTTCTCACAAAATCCCTACCCATCAGCCCCCCCCAAATCCCTTATACCCTTATGTTTCCTTCCCACACTCCCATACTCCCACTCGTCTACCCTCCCACTCACCCACCCATATAATCAAAAAGAGAATGACATACAAACTCCCAGTCTCAGGAGGTCATGATGACTTTAACGGTGCAGGATTTGGAGAAGGTGCAGTATAAACTCGGCGACGAATACCGAGTGGAACTGGTTGATGGAGAAATTGTGGTTATGAGTCCGTCTGATCAAAATTAAAATTAGGACAAACCTGTCCCGCTGTTGCTTGCCTCTCCTTCGATGTCTCAACCTTCAGATTCAGATTCTTATATTGAGCAACTCGATCACCTGCGGCTATTAATACTAAAATACTTCCATCAACGCTTGTCTACTGCTGCCTAAATTTGTTTTTGCTACCTTCTCAGGTGAAACTAGAAAGATGCCCCTAGGCAGAAGCAATTATCCATCCTGCTCAGCAAAACTATTCTCATAACAACCAGTTGCGCGATCGCCTTTGACCTAACACATAGATTAGGAGCGATTCTCTGCACGACGGCAAAGTTGAAGGGGTACATTCGGTGGGCGATCTGAGAATTTTATAGAGGAGGCGATCGCACTCTGCACAGGCTACGTGATTATACGTTGCACAGTGAGCGATGATTGAAGATTGTAAATCGATGAAAGATGCTGTATCGCTGTATCTGTCCAAAAAACCTTCACTCTGGCAACCCAAATCTTTTACGAACTTCCTCAACTGATAGTCCTCAACCTGCCTGAGTGTCAGCTAGCCCAGCTTCTACAGCTTGCCGTACATAAATCTCATACATCAAGTCATCCCATGTTGAATCTTCGGGTAACTGCTCAATCAATCGCCTTGCTGCTTCTTTAATGCTACGCGCTTCCATTGATTTATCCTCAACCCTCATGCCAGCTATTTTAAACGATTGTCAAAGAGGGCGATCGCATGAAGAGGAGCAATCCCTAGCAACAGATTGGGAGATGACCGAGGCAATCGCGTTTGGAAAGACGAGGAATGTTCACACAGTGTCTCTACAAGAAAATCGCAAGTGTGTAATAGTTGCCTTAATTGTTCGTTGCTGGTTCTTACCGTTCAAACTCTTTTAAGATGTCTCGAATTT contains the following coding sequences:
- a CDS encoding AraC family transcriptional regulator, with translation MTLVLSQSDWDELFQQVPQAPPDNLVLDDFEEFTNLPEYIGRGYNRGIELTPGLWLNFSECEYCQDLSVKAPAHDHLIQIGVHLSGFIYFDAVHPNLGGTRGYFSGSGISPAYVEKYRSGERLTAVSVDIEPEWLELFLTDEQRCSDTLKQLFKQEDWKVSFYPKVTPAMRSLAYQLWNAPYRGAAKRMYLQAKVFELLAMHLDLISASAQTLNSPRLKPKTITRLHYAKEILTQQFENPRSHAATRFSGTVSNNRSRLSNAAAA
- a CDS encoding helix-turn-helix transcriptional regulator, which produces MFQTTVVGYLTQQRLEQAERLLRQGDCTVAEVATLVGYGHLGHFATAFKRRFGMTPSQCLAGRRVDG
- a CDS encoding four helix bundle protein, with amino-acid sequence MGRDFVRRYQDLEVYQMAFEEAMRIFEASKAFPVEERYSLTDQMRRSSRSICANLAEAWRKRCYEAAFIAKLTDCAAETSETQTWIAFGSVPISFPHSRTSPHRSLRQNPRYVGQHDPQSAKMDNPQTLIHSPTHLPSHSPTHPHFHPPTLPLTYPPTLPLAYPSTLLPAKH